One stretch of Vibrio nitrifigilis DNA includes these proteins:
- a CDS encoding MSMEG_1061 family FMN-dependent PPOX-type flavoprotein, which translates to MSRIDSLEKLAELYPQPHPLAVKKAIDHIDPHTQTFIEHSPLCIIASRDNEGFLDTSPRGGLPGFVKVLDEHTIAFPDSAGNNRIDTLKNLVEDPHISLLFLIPGIKEVVRVKGTATLHTNEDLRNQCLDGNKPGKLVVKINVHKTYFHCPKALLLAKVWEADAQIERDFLPNMLQIIKDQLHMNDEE; encoded by the coding sequence TGAGCCGTATTGACTCACTGGAAAAACTGGCAGAACTTTATCCTCAGCCTCACCCTCTGGCAGTAAAAAAAGCCATTGATCATATCGACCCACACACACAGACTTTCATTGAGCACAGCCCGCTATGCATTATTGCAAGTCGTGACAATGAAGGATTTCTTGATACATCTCCTCGCGGCGGCTTACCGGGTTTTGTCAAAGTACTCGATGAACATACGATTGCGTTCCCAGACAGTGCTGGTAACAACCGTATCGATACACTTAAAAACCTAGTGGAAGACCCACACATCAGCTTGCTGTTTTTGATTCCAGGCATCAAAGAAGTGGTTCGAGTAAAGGGAACAGCAACACTGCATACTAATGAAGATTTGAGAAATCAGTGTTTAGATGGGAACAAACCAGGCAAGCTTGTGGTCAAAATAAATGTCCACAAAACGTACTTTCACTGCCCGAAAGCGTTGTTACTCGCTAAAGTCTGGGAAGCGGATGCCCAGATTGAGCGAGATTTTTTACCAAATATGCTGCAAATCATCAAAGATCAGCTACATATGAATGATGAAGAGTAA
- the groL gene encoding chaperonin GroEL (60 kDa chaperone family; promotes refolding of misfolded polypeptides especially under stressful conditions; forms two stacked rings of heptamers to form a barrel-shaped 14mer; ends can be capped by GroES; misfolded proteins enter the barrel where they are refolded when GroES binds): MAAKDVKFGNDARVKMLEGVNVLADAVKVTLGPKGRNVVLDKSFGAPTITKDGVSVAREIELEDKFQNMGAQMVKEVASQANDAAGDGTTTATVLAQAIVNEGLKAVAAGMNPMDLKRGIDKAVAAAVEGLKALSVNCEDNKAIAQVGTISANSDATVGTIIAEAMEKVGRDGVITVEEGQALQDELDVVEGMQFDRGYLSPYFINNQEAGSVDLENPFILLVDKKVSNIRELLPTLEAVAKASRPLLIIAEDVEGEALATLVVNNMRGIVKVAAVKAPGFGDRRKAMLQDIAILTGGTVISEEIGLELEKVALEDLGQAKRVTITKENSTIIDGAGEEEAIQGRVTQIRQQIEDATSDYDREKLQERVAKLAGGVAVIKVGAATEVEMKEKKDRVEDALHATRAAVEEGVVAGGGVALIRVASDITELTGDNEEQNVGIRVALRAMEAPIRQIVTNAGDEESVVANNVKAGEGNYGYNAATGEYGDMIAMGILDPTKVTRSALQFAASVAGLMITTEAMVTDRPVKDAPAMPDMGGMGGMGGMGGMGM, encoded by the coding sequence ATGGCTGCTAAAGACGTAAAATTTGGCAATGATGCTCGCGTAAAAATGCTGGAAGGCGTAAACGTTCTAGCCGACGCTGTAAAAGTTACCCTTGGTCCTAAAGGTCGTAACGTTGTTCTTGATAAATCTTTCGGTGCACCAACTATCACTAAAGATGGTGTATCAGTAGCGCGTGAAATTGAGTTGGAAGACAAATTCCAAAACATGGGCGCACAAATGGTTAAAGAAGTAGCATCTCAAGCGAACGATGCTGCTGGTGACGGTACTACTACTGCAACAGTTCTTGCTCAAGCTATCGTAAACGAAGGCTTAAAAGCAGTTGCTGCTGGTATGAACCCAATGGATCTAAAACGTGGTATCGACAAAGCGGTTGCTGCTGCTGTTGAAGGTCTAAAAGCACTGTCTGTAAATTGTGAAGACAATAAAGCTATCGCTCAAGTTGGTACTATCTCTGCAAACTCTGATGCGACTGTTGGTACTATCATCGCTGAAGCAATGGAAAAAGTAGGCCGCGACGGTGTAATCACTGTTGAGGAAGGTCAAGCACTTCAAGACGAACTAGATGTTGTTGAAGGTATGCAGTTTGACCGTGGTTACCTATCTCCGTACTTCATCAATAACCAAGAAGCGGGTTCTGTGGATCTAGAAAATCCATTCATCCTATTGGTTGATAAAAAAGTATCAAACATCCGCGAATTGCTACCAACTCTTGAAGCTGTAGCAAAAGCATCTCGTCCTCTACTTATCATTGCAGAAGACGTTGAAGGCGAAGCGCTAGCAACTCTAGTTGTGAACAACATGCGTGGTATCGTGAAAGTGGCTGCTGTTAAAGCACCTGGCTTTGGCGACCGTCGTAAAGCAATGCTTCAAGATATCGCTATCCTAACTGGCGGTACTGTTATTTCTGAAGAAATCGGTCTAGAACTTGAAAAAGTAGCGCTTGAAGACCTAGGTCAAGCGAAACGCGTTACTATCACTAAAGAAAACAGCACTATTATCGATGGCGCTGGTGAAGAAGAAGCAATTCAAGGCCGTGTTACTCAAATCCGTCAACAAATCGAAGACGCGACTTCTGACTACGATCGTGAAAAACTTCAAGAACGTGTTGCTAAACTTGCTGGCGGCGTAGCTGTTATCAAAGTTGGCGCAGCAACTGAAGTCGAAATGAAAGAGAAGAAAGACCGTGTTGAAGATGCTCTACATGCAACTCGTGCTGCAGTAGAAGAAGGCGTTGTTGCTGGTGGTGGTGTTGCTCTTATCCGCGTTGCGTCTGATATCACAGAGTTAACTGGTGATAATGAAGAACAAAACGTTGGTATCCGTGTTGCACTTCGTGCAATGGAAGCACCTATCCGTCAAATCGTGACAAACGCAGGTGATGAAGAATCTGTGGTTGCGAACAACGTGAAAGCAGGCGAAGGTAACTACGGTTACAACGCTGCAACTGGCGAATATGGTGACATGATCGCAATGGGTATTCTAGATCCAACTAAAGTAACTCGTAGCGCACTACAATTCGCTGCTTCTGTTGCTGGTCTAATGATTACTACTGAAGCGATGGTAACTGATCGTCCTGTTAAAGATGCTCCTGCAATGCCTGATATGGGCGGCATGGGTGGTATGGGCGGCATGGGTGGTATGGGCATGTAA
- a CDS encoding co-chaperone GroES: MNIRPLHDRVIVERKEVESKSAGGIVLTGSAAEKSTRGTVLAVGKGRILENGSVQPLDVQVGDTVIFSEGYGTKSEKIEGKDVLILSEADILAIVE; encoded by the coding sequence ATGAACATTCGTCCATTACATGACCGAGTTATCGTTGAACGCAAAGAAGTTGAATCTAAGTCTGCGGGTGGCATAGTTCTTACTGGCTCTGCTGCAGAAAAATCTACTCGCGGTACTGTACTAGCTGTAGGTAAGGGTCGCATCTTAGAAAATGGTTCGGTTCAACCTCTAGACGTACAAGTGGGCGACACTGTAATTTTCAGTGAAGGTTACGGCACTAAATCAGAAAAAATCGAAGGCAAAGACGTTCTGATTCTGTCAGAGGCTGACATTCTGGCAATCGTTGAGTAA
- a CDS encoding helix-turn-helix transcriptional regulator — MKTVDRILHTIKREGAVTAKQLATDLNITTMGARQHLQSLEEEGILAFHDVKVKVGRPTRHWSLTQQGHDRFTDRHGELTIQVIEAVEHLFGSEGLAKVAAEREAKTLSQYQDALADCQTLEEKVATLVSLRESEGYMAEFESTEYGYVLYENHCPICKAAKRCPSLCTSELTIFQKLLGADYHVERTEHIIEGQRRCSYLIAPITLKGNDHSFRD; from the coding sequence ATGAAAACCGTTGACAGAATATTACACACCATCAAACGTGAAGGTGCTGTCACTGCAAAACAATTGGCCACAGACCTCAATATTACGACAATGGGAGCTCGCCAACATCTGCAGAGCTTAGAAGAAGAAGGCATTCTTGCGTTCCATGACGTCAAAGTAAAAGTGGGGCGTCCAACTCGCCATTGGTCTTTAACTCAACAAGGTCATGATCGCTTCACGGATCGCCATGGTGAACTCACTATTCAAGTGATTGAAGCTGTTGAACATCTGTTTGGATCAGAAGGTTTGGCAAAAGTAGCGGCTGAACGCGAAGCAAAAACGCTATCCCAATATCAAGACGCTCTTGCTGATTGTCAGACCTTAGAAGAAAAAGTGGCCACTTTAGTCAGTCTTCGTGAAAGTGAAGGCTACATGGCGGAATTTGAATCGACGGAGTACGGCTACGTGCTCTATGAAAATCATTGCCCCATCTGTAAAGCAGCAAAACGTTGCCCTAGCCTATGCACCTCAGAACTCACCATATTCCAAAAATTGCTCGGTGCAGATTATCACGTAGAACGTACCGAACATATTATTGAAGGTCAGCGTCGCTGTTCATACCTTATTGCTCCAATCACGTTGAAAGGGAATGACCATTCCTTCCGTGATTAA
- a CDS encoding DUF3135 domain-containing protein, whose product MASNPCHQVLPPFEEMVDLAQKDPEAFAQFKRDMCEEMIQSASNKMQQRLWAQQSHIDLVVSKCKNPDHTNVTLMRELSEQMAKFKGALDGEVEKQGQAEIIPFRQTGNLH is encoded by the coding sequence ATGGCTAGTAACCCATGCCACCAAGTTCTCCCTCCTTTCGAGGAGATGGTCGACTTGGCTCAAAAGGATCCTGAGGCTTTTGCTCAATTTAAACGCGACATGTGCGAAGAAATGATTCAATCAGCTTCAAACAAAATGCAACAGCGATTATGGGCTCAACAGAGCCACATTGATTTGGTGGTCAGTAAATGTAAAAACCCAGATCATACCAATGTCACCTTAATGCGCGAACTCAGCGAACAAATGGCCAAGTTCAAAGGGGCGTTGGATGGTGAAGTTGAAAAACAAGGACAAGCAGAAATTATTCCGTTCCGCCAAACTGGAAACCTACACTAA
- a CDS encoding DUF805 domain-containing protein, producing MSIKWLLFSFEGRIARKTFWQWNLLYYFFMLLVLGVVTRFFPMVSGFVVPIFWILVLFPDLAVTSKRWHDRNKGNGWLLLNLPLILGRIAFPMAERVSDPVSSQPSLFSSVLAIVGVVCGAWIFIECGLLRGSVGKNAYGEEPSTLSNGATADES from the coding sequence ATGTCTATTAAGTGGTTACTTTTTTCGTTTGAAGGAAGAATCGCACGTAAAACATTCTGGCAGTGGAACCTTTTATACTACTTTTTTATGTTGTTAGTGCTTGGTGTTGTAACGCGATTTTTTCCTATGGTGTCGGGTTTTGTTGTCCCAATATTTTGGATCTTAGTGTTATTTCCAGATTTGGCTGTTACGTCGAAGCGTTGGCATGATAGAAATAAAGGGAATGGTTGGTTGTTACTTAACTTACCGCTGATTTTGGGCCGTATTGCTTTTCCTATGGCAGAACGTGTGTCTGATCCTGTCTCGTCGCAGCCATCACTTTTTAGTAGTGTGCTTGCGATTGTTGGTGTGGTCTGCGGTGCTTGGATCTTTATTGAATGCGGTTTGTTACGTGGTTCTGTTGGTAAAAATGCGTATGGAGAAGAACCGTCAACATTAAGTAATGGTGCTACAGCAGATGAATCATGA
- a CDS encoding 5-carboxymethyl-2-hydroxymuconate Delta-isomerase codes for MPNLIMEYSNSVDERVNVQGLLEDLHQVALQSGLFDIGAVKSRALSCHDWLIGDEGDSQDFIHITFELLDGRTIEQKKALASQLMSVLTEQVSHVRSLTINVREMNRDSFLKVTN; via the coding sequence ATGCCTAATTTGATTATGGAATATTCTAATTCAGTCGATGAACGAGTGAATGTGCAGGGACTGTTGGAAGATCTCCACCAAGTGGCATTACAGTCTGGTTTATTTGATATTGGCGCTGTGAAATCAAGAGCATTAAGTTGCCATGATTGGTTAATTGGTGATGAAGGTGATAGCCAAGATTTTATCCATATTACTTTTGAGCTGTTAGATGGCAGAACAATAGAACAGAAAAAAGCGTTAGCGAGTCAGCTGATGTCAGTACTTACGGAACAAGTTAGTCATGTTAGAAGCTTGACGATTAACGTTCGGGAAATGAACCGAGACAGCTTTTTGAAAGTAACAAATTGA
- the tpiA gene encoding triose-phosphate isomerase, which translates to MRRPVVMGNWKLNGSKAMVTELLNGLNTEVAGVEGVDIVIAPPALYIDQAAGLVKEGGNKLILGAQNTDIHNSGAFTGDVSPEMLKDLGASHIIIGHSERREYHEESDEFVAKKFAFLKENGLTPVLCIGESEAQNEAGETEAVVSRQIDAVINHCGIEAFNGAIIAYEPIWAIGTGKAATAEDAQRVHAFIRAHIAKHSKDVAEQVIIQYGGSVKPENALAYFQNPDIDGALVGGASLKADSFAAIAKAAAEAKA; encoded by the coding sequence ATGCGTCGTCCTGTTGTGATGGGTAACTGGAAACTGAACGGTAGTAAAGCAATGGTAACTGAGCTACTAAACGGACTGAACACTGAAGTTGCAGGTGTTGAAGGTGTTGATATCGTTATCGCTCCACCAGCACTTTACATTGACCAAGCAGCTGGCCTTGTTAAAGAAGGCGGTAACAAGCTAATTCTTGGTGCACAAAACACTGACATCCACAACAGTGGTGCTTTCACTGGTGATGTTTCTCCTGAAATGCTTAAAGACCTTGGTGCTAGCCACATCATCATCGGTCACTCAGAGCGTCGTGAATACCACGAAGAATCTGATGAATTCGTAGCTAAAAAATTCGCTTTCCTAAAAGAAAACGGCCTAACTCCTGTTCTGTGTATCGGTGAATCTGAAGCTCAAAACGAAGCAGGTGAAACTGAAGCGGTTGTTTCTCGTCAAATCGATGCTGTTATCAACCACTGTGGTATTGAAGCATTTAACGGTGCAATCATCGCTTACGAACCAATCTGGGCAATCGGTACTGGTAAAGCAGCAACGGCAGAAGACGCACAACGCGTACACGCATTCATCCGTGCACACATTGCTAAACACAGCAAAGATGTGGCTGAACAAGTCATCATCCAATATGGTGGTTCTGTTAAACCAGAAAACGCACTAGCTTACTTCCAAAACCCAGACATCGACGGCGCTCTAGTTGGCGGTGCATCTCTTAAAGCAGACAGCTTTGCTGCTATCGCAAAAGCAGCTGCAGAAGCAAAAGCTTAA
- a CDS encoding MATE family efflux transporter: protein MQDKHGLLTAPISNVLRQMTVPMIFGMVAVLMFNLVDTFFISLLGTQALAAVSYTFPVTFGLNCITMGIGVGLSTSIGRLLGQGSNHLAARFSTHGLLLAVVLVTLASVAGMVSITPLFSLLGAKTSLLPLIQDYMQVWYIAVPLLVIPMAGNSAIRASGDTKTPAKIMIFSGAINGGLDPLLIFGYGPFPELGIKGAAISSGISWVVALICTFYILIKRDKLIALPNLKQLPTDWIQVLKIGTPAALSIAMTPISGALLMKILSSHGTAAVAGYGAAQRIESILLLVIMSLTSVLTPFIAQNLGAKNPQRSFAGLFMGMRFSIVFQILVFIMMVPLSTPLAALFSHDQAVEQTLWHYLLIVPLSYGFQGVVMMLISALNALHQPNKAFVWSFLRLFVFTLPFAWFGSLWYGVEGLFFGIALGNAFGGLFGYLYALRLRRIHIPNSSLNKVVNNQ from the coding sequence ATGCAAGATAAACATGGGTTACTCACCGCCCCAATTAGTAACGTATTACGTCAAATGACAGTACCGATGATCTTCGGTATGGTTGCTGTGCTCATGTTCAATTTAGTCGATACCTTTTTCATCTCCTTGCTCGGAACGCAAGCTCTTGCCGCTGTCAGTTACACCTTTCCTGTCACCTTTGGTTTAAACTGCATCACGATGGGAATTGGGGTGGGTTTATCTACCAGCATTGGTCGTTTACTCGGACAAGGAAGTAACCATCTCGCCGCTCGCTTTTCAACTCATGGTTTATTGTTAGCAGTAGTGCTTGTCACTCTTGCTTCAGTCGCAGGAATGGTCTCAATCACACCGTTATTTAGTTTGCTTGGTGCGAAAACAAGCCTGCTACCGCTGATCCAGGACTATATGCAAGTCTGGTATATTGCGGTACCACTACTGGTCATTCCTATGGCTGGTAACAGTGCTATTAGAGCGTCTGGAGATACCAAAACACCCGCTAAAATCATGATTTTTTCTGGTGCAATTAACGGCGGTTTAGATCCACTCTTAATCTTCGGCTATGGCCCATTTCCTGAACTCGGAATCAAAGGTGCGGCCATTTCGAGTGGTATTTCCTGGGTCGTAGCTCTAATTTGTACCTTTTATATTCTCATTAAACGCGACAAATTGATTGCTCTGCCTAATCTCAAGCAATTACCCACTGATTGGATTCAGGTTTTGAAGATTGGCACTCCTGCCGCTCTCTCTATCGCAATGACCCCTATTTCTGGCGCACTCTTGATGAAGATACTGTCATCTCATGGTACAGCCGCTGTCGCTGGCTATGGTGCGGCACAACGCATTGAATCGATACTGTTACTGGTCATTATGTCGTTAACATCAGTATTAACGCCTTTCATCGCGCAAAATTTAGGCGCAAAGAATCCTCAGCGAAGTTTTGCTGGATTATTTATGGGCATGCGCTTTTCGATCGTTTTTCAGATTCTGGTTTTCATTATGATGGTACCTTTAAGCACTCCGCTCGCGGCGCTCTTTTCTCATGATCAAGCCGTTGAGCAAACCTTATGGCATTACTTATTGATTGTGCCTTTAAGTTATGGTTTTCAAGGTGTCGTGATGATGTTGATATCTGCACTCAATGCCCTTCACCAACCCAATAAAGCGTTTGTCTGGAGCTTCTTGCGCCTATTTGTATTCACTCTGCCCTTTGCCTGGTTTGGCTCACTTTGGTATGGAGTAGAAGGGTTATTCTTTGGTATCGCACTGGGTAATGCATTTGGAGGGCTGTTTGGTTATCTCTATGCACTGCGGTTAAGACGTATTCATATACCCAATTCATCATTGAATAAGGTTGTAAATAACCAATAA
- the rraA gene encoding ribonuclease E activity regulator RraA has translation MEYNTSALCDIYLDQVDVVEPMFSNFGGSASFAGQVTTVKCFEDNGLIREALEQDGLGRVLLIDGGGSLRRALIDSEIAALAEENEWEGIIVYGCVREIDDLEDMNIGIQALASIPVGAVSKSIGEVDVPVNFGGVTFLPEDYIYADSTGIILSQEPLNMDFEDEEESILEEDEEII, from the coding sequence ATGGAATACAACACCTCAGCGCTATGTGATATCTATCTCGATCAGGTCGATGTCGTGGAACCCATGTTCAGCAACTTTGGCGGTAGTGCCTCGTTTGCTGGTCAAGTCACCACTGTTAAATGCTTTGAAGATAACGGATTAATCCGTGAAGCATTAGAACAAGATGGCTTAGGGCGGGTTTTACTCATCGATGGTGGCGGTTCATTACGTCGCGCTTTAATCGACTCAGAAATAGCTGCGCTAGCGGAAGAAAATGAGTGGGAAGGTATTATTGTATACGGTTGCGTTCGAGAGATTGACGACCTAGAGGACATGAATATTGGTATTCAGGCTCTAGCTTCAATTCCTGTGGGGGCTGTGTCTAAGAGCATTGGTGAAGTTGATGTGCCTGTTAATTTTGGTGGCGTCACATTTCTTCCTGAAGATTATATTTATGCCGATAGCACGGGTATTATTTTATCTCAAGAGCCGTTAAATATGGATTTTGAAGATGAAGAAGAAAGTATCCTTGAAGAAGACGAAGAGATCATTTAA
- a CDS encoding 1,4-dihydroxy-2-naphthoate polyprenyltransferase, whose amino-acid sequence MNNSLHIWLDAARPKTLPLALVSILTGSALAFSTGHFSWPVALLSLLTATLLQILSNLANDYGDAVKGTDNDKRLGPMRALQSGAVTLKDMKQAIYINIVLTVVAGLGLVLYALDSFESIIAFIGLGVLAMAAAIAYTVGNKPYGYVGLGDLSVFIFFGLLGVSGTYFLHTGHIDGALFLPALGCGLLAVAVLNINNMRDIENDAECGKRTVAVRLGQDLAKRYHFVLLAGAVVAFACYLLMQGKPVWISVPFLLSLISVTKHSRELWATQQPAEIAPMLPVIVKCSIITNLLFVGVVIAQTLTS is encoded by the coding sequence ATGAATAACTCATTGCACATTTGGCTCGACGCTGCTCGACCAAAAACATTGCCACTGGCACTAGTATCCATACTTACTGGTAGCGCTCTTGCGTTTTCAACTGGTCATTTTTCTTGGCCTGTCGCGTTATTATCTTTGTTAACAGCCACTTTGTTACAGATTCTTTCTAACTTAGCTAATGATTATGGTGATGCAGTAAAAGGAACCGATAACGACAAGCGTTTAGGCCCAATGCGTGCGCTACAATCTGGTGCAGTGACCTTAAAGGATATGAAACAAGCGATATATATTAATATCGTATTAACAGTTGTTGCTGGTCTTGGTTTAGTTCTTTACGCATTAGATAGCTTTGAAAGTATTATCGCTTTCATTGGTTTAGGTGTTCTGGCTATGGCTGCAGCCATCGCTTACACCGTGGGTAATAAACCATACGGTTACGTGGGGTTAGGGGATTTATCCGTCTTTATCTTCTTTGGTTTACTTGGTGTATCAGGAACTTACTTTTTACACACGGGTCATATTGATGGTGCATTGTTCTTACCAGCTTTAGGGTGTGGTTTATTAGCAGTCGCTGTTCTTAATATTAATAACATGCGCGATATCGAGAATGATGCTGAATGTGGTAAACGTACCGTAGCGGTTCGCCTTGGCCAAGATTTGGCTAAACGTTATCACTTTGTGTTACTGGCTGGTGCTGTTGTCGCATTTGCGTGTTACTTATTGATGCAAGGTAAGCCTGTATGGATTAGCGTCCCATTTTTGCTTAGCCTTATTTCGGTCACTAAACACAGCCGCGAGCTGTGGGCCACACAACAGCCAGCAGAAATCGCTCCTATGTTACCGGTCATTGTAAAGTGCTCAATTATTACTAACCTATTGTTTGTTGGTGTCGTTATTGCACAAACTCTGACAAGTTAA
- the hslU gene encoding HslU--HslV peptidase ATPase subunit codes for MSEMTPREIVDELNRHIIGQDNAKRAVALALRNRWRRMQLSEDLRAEVTPKNILMIGPTGVGKTEIARRLAKLANAPFIKVEATKFTEVGYVGKEVDTIIRDLTEVAVKMTRQQAMEKVKFRAEELAEERILDALLPPARDAWGQVDEKDGQHSSTRQSFRKKLREGQLDDKEIEIDVAAPQMGVEIMAPPGMEEMTNQLQGLFQNMGGDTKKKRKLKIKDALKALIEEEAAKLVNMDELKDQAIFNVENHGIVFIDEVDKICKRGEASGPDVSREGVQRDLLPLIEGSTVTTKHGMVRTDHILFITSGAFQVAKPSDLIPELQGRLPIRVELSALSSDDFRRILTEPRASLTEQYSALLKTENVDVTFTEDGIKQIAEAAWKVNETTENIGARRLHTVMERLMDDISFDATDKSGESFEVNADYVKSRLGELVEDEDLSRFIL; via the coding sequence ATGTCTGAGATGACTCCTCGCGAGATAGTTGATGAACTAAACCGCCACATTATTGGTCAGGACAACGCAAAACGTGCGGTTGCTTTGGCATTACGTAACCGCTGGCGCCGTATGCAGCTAAGCGAAGATTTACGTGCTGAAGTGACGCCTAAAAATATTTTAATGATTGGCCCAACGGGTGTGGGTAAAACAGAAATAGCTCGTCGTTTAGCAAAACTTGCAAATGCACCATTCATTAAGGTAGAAGCAACTAAGTTCACTGAGGTGGGCTACGTAGGTAAAGAAGTCGATACCATTATCCGTGATTTAACCGAAGTCGCGGTAAAAATGACTCGCCAGCAAGCGATGGAAAAAGTGAAGTTCCGCGCAGAAGAACTAGCAGAAGAACGTATTTTGGATGCGTTGTTGCCTCCAGCACGTGATGCATGGGGTCAAGTGGATGAGAAAGATGGACAACATTCCTCGACTCGCCAATCGTTCCGTAAAAAACTTCGTGAAGGCCAACTAGACGATAAAGAAATCGAAATCGATGTTGCTGCTCCACAAATGGGCGTAGAAATTATGGCGCCTCCAGGTATGGAAGAAATGACCAACCAGCTACAAGGTCTGTTCCAAAACATGGGTGGTGACACGAAGAAAAAACGCAAACTTAAAATCAAAGATGCGTTGAAAGCGTTGATTGAAGAAGAAGCGGCTAAGTTAGTTAACATGGATGAGTTGAAAGATCAGGCGATCTTCAACGTTGAAAACCATGGTATCGTGTTTATCGATGAAGTGGATAAGATTTGTAAACGTGGTGAAGCGTCTGGTCCTGATGTTTCTCGTGAAGGTGTGCAACGTGACTTGCTACCGTTAATTGAGGGCAGCACCGTGACGACAAAACATGGCATGGTACGTACCGACCATATTCTGTTTATCACATCGGGTGCATTCCAAGTTGCGAAACCATCGGACTTGATTCCTGAATTACAAGGTCGTCTTCCTATTCGTGTCGAGTTAAGTGCGTTATCAAGTGATGACTTCCGTCGTATTTTGACTGAGCCTCGTGCGTCATTGACAGAGCAGTATTCTGCATTATTAAAAACAGAGAACGTCGATGTCACCTTTACCGAAGATGGCATTAAGCAGATTGCTGAAGCAGCTTGGAAGGTGAATGAAACCACTGAAAATATCGGTGCTCGTCGTCTGCACACTGTGATGGAGCGTTTAATGGATGATATTTCCTTTGATGCAACTGACAAATCTGGTGAAAGTTTTGAAGTGAACGCCGATTATGTGAAGTCTCGCCTTGGTGAATTGGTTGAAGATGAAGATTTAAGTCGTTTTATTCTTTGA
- the hslV gene encoding ATP-dependent protease subunit HslV, with product MTTIVSVRRNNKVVIAGDGQVSLGNTVMKGNAKKVRRLYNNKVLAGFAGGTADAFTLFERFEGKLQMHQGHLTKAAVELAKDWRSDRALRKLEAILAVADETASLIITGNGDVLQPEHDLIAIGSGGNFAQAAAIAMLENTDLDAREIAEKALKIAGDICVFTNQYHTIEELEIPEDSQAVAALPQGE from the coding sequence GTGACTACCATCGTTTCTGTACGTCGTAACAATAAAGTCGTTATCGCGGGTGACGGACAAGTATCGCTGGGTAATACAGTGATGAAAGGCAACGCGAAGAAAGTTCGTCGCCTTTACAACAATAAAGTACTTGCTGGTTTCGCTGGTGGTACTGCGGATGCATTTACTTTGTTTGAGCGTTTTGAAGGCAAGCTACAGATGCACCAAGGCCATCTAACTAAAGCGGCAGTTGAGTTAGCCAAAGATTGGCGCAGTGATCGCGCGTTACGTAAATTGGAAGCGATTCTAGCGGTAGCAGACGAGACAGCATCTCTCATCATTACTGGTAATGGTGATGTACTTCAGCCTGAACATGATCTTATTGCGATTGGTTCCGGTGGTAATTTTGCCCAAGCTGCTGCGATTGCGATGTTAGAAAACACCGATTTAGATGCACGTGAAATTGCTGAAAAAGCGTTAAAAATAGCGGGGGACATTTGTGTGTTCACCAACCAATACCATACTATTGAAGAACTAGAAATTCCTGAGGATAGCCAAGCTGTGGCGGCTCTTCCACAAGGTGAATAA